A stretch of the Streptomyces sp. WMMB303 genome encodes the following:
- a CDS encoding GNAT family protein — translation MLRGRTIGLRARHEEDIPVLRTELYDDVVNAARAEGGPWRPLTPGTKDPRLVVDDTAQGWVQFSVVELEGGTLIGTATLWGIDSHHRSAHIGLGLLPTARGKGYGTDVVATLCHYGFVVRGLRRLQVETLSDNTAMLRSAERNGFVREGVLRSSAWVLGEFLDEVVLGLLVEDWKAEPESR, via the coding sequence GTGCTGAGAGGACGAACGATCGGGCTCAGGGCCCGGCACGAGGAAGACATCCCGGTGCTGCGGACCGAGCTCTACGACGACGTGGTCAACGCCGCGCGGGCGGAGGGCGGGCCCTGGCGGCCGCTCACGCCCGGCACCAAGGACCCGCGGCTCGTGGTGGACGACACCGCGCAGGGATGGGTCCAGTTCTCCGTGGTGGAACTGGAGGGCGGCACGCTCATCGGCACCGCGACGCTGTGGGGCATCGACAGCCACCACCGGTCCGCGCATATCGGCCTGGGGCTGCTGCCGACCGCGCGCGGCAAGGGCTACGGCACCGACGTGGTCGCGACGCTGTGCCACTACGGCTTCGTCGTGCGCGGCCTGCGGCGGCTGCAGGTCGAGACGCTGTCGGACAACACCGCGATGCTGCGCTCCGCCGAGCGCAACGGCTTCGTCCGCGAGGGCGTGCTGCGCTCCTCGGCCTGGGTGCTGGGCGAGTTCCTGGACGAGGTGGTGCTCGGGCTCCTTGTCGAGGACTGGAAAGCGGAACCGGAGAGCCGGTAG
- a CDS encoding chitinase — MHPAPARRRRPRYLLGIGVVVACVVQLLTAAAPHAAERPHPAAPDGRAAETCPVQGKPSGKVLQGYWENWDGAANGVHPPFGWTPITDSRIRSHGYNVLNAAFPVIRSDGTVLWEDGMDSTVKVATPAEMCRAKEQGQTLLMSIGGATAGIDLSSRAVADRFVETIVPILKEYNFDGIDIDIETGLTGSGDISRLSTSQANLVHIIDGVLDRMPPQFGLTMAPETAYVTGGSVVYGSIWGAYLPIVKKYADNGRLWWLNMQYYNGSMYGCSGDSYSAGTVQGFTAQTDCLDKGLVIQGTTIRVPYDKQVPGLPAQPGAGGGHLAPSKVAQAWNHYDGRLKGLMTWSLNWDGSKNWTFGDNVSALQGR; from the coding sequence ATGCATCCAGCGCCCGCGCGCAGACGACGCCCCCGGTACCTGCTCGGTATCGGCGTGGTGGTCGCCTGTGTCGTCCAGCTCCTCACCGCCGCGGCCCCGCACGCGGCCGAACGCCCGCACCCCGCAGCACCGGACGGCCGGGCCGCCGAGACCTGCCCGGTGCAGGGCAAGCCGTCCGGGAAGGTCCTCCAGGGCTACTGGGAGAACTGGGACGGCGCCGCCAACGGCGTCCATCCGCCCTTCGGCTGGACGCCCATCACCGACTCCCGGATCCGCTCCCACGGCTACAACGTCCTCAACGCGGCCTTCCCCGTCATCCGTTCGGACGGCACCGTGCTGTGGGAGGACGGCATGGACTCCACCGTCAAGGTCGCCACCCCGGCCGAGATGTGCCGGGCCAAGGAGCAGGGCCAGACGCTGCTGATGTCCATCGGCGGCGCCACGGCGGGCATCGACCTCAGCTCGCGCGCCGTCGCCGACCGGTTCGTGGAGACCATCGTGCCGATCCTGAAGGAGTACAACTTCGACGGCATCGACATCGACATCGAAACCGGTCTCACCGGCAGCGGCGACATCAGCCGGCTCTCGACCTCGCAGGCCAATCTCGTCCACATCATCGACGGCGTCCTGGACCGGATGCCGCCGCAGTTCGGCCTGACGATGGCGCCCGAGACGGCGTATGTCACCGGCGGCAGCGTCGTGTACGGCTCGATCTGGGGCGCCTACCTCCCGATCGTCAAGAAGTACGCCGACAACGGCCGGCTGTGGTGGCTGAACATGCAGTACTACAACGGCAGCATGTACGGCTGCAGCGGTGACTCCTACTCCGCGGGCACCGTCCAGGGCTTCACGGCGCAGACCGACTGCCTCGACAAGGGCCTGGTGATCCAGGGCACCACGATCCGCGTGCCCTACGACAAGCAGGTCCCCGGCCTCCCCGCCCAGCCCGGCGCGGGCGGCGGCCACCTGGCGCCCTCCAAGGTCGCCCAGGCGTGGAACCACTACGACGGCCGGCTCAAGGGCCTGATGACCTGGTCCCTGAACTGGGACGGTTCGAAGAACTGGACCTTCGGCGACAACGTCAGTGCGCTCCAGGGCCGTTGA
- a CDS encoding MFS transporter — protein sequence MSDARVQPSGDQAPDAVDPHRWWALIVIGIAQLMVVLDATIVNVALPSAQRELHMSDNNRQWVITAYTLAFGGLLLLGGRVADLVGRKRTFVIGLIGFAVASGLGGAAGSSGMLFGARALQGVFAALLAPSALSLLSTTFTDPRERSRAFGVYGAIAGAGAAIGLLMGGVLTEYLDWRWCLYVNILFAGVAVLGALTLLHDRPGHAEARLDLPGAVLGCGGLLALVYGVSEAEPRGWGSAMVLGLLGGSALLLAAFVLWQSRARTPLLPLHIVKERNRAGSFLTMGMATLGMFGVFLFLTYYMQGILGYSPLRTGLAYLPISGAIILGSTQISARLLPLVPPRLLMAPGMLLAAAGMAVLTQLDTDSSYVSHLLPAELLLGLGLGCTFMPVISTATQGVAAYDSGVTSATVNTAQQVGGSIGTALLNTVATSVTDHYVRDHLHDPRMRRTVVREGVVHGFTTATWVAVGVMLLGAVLAAVLVNMRPIRSEPAAPAAPGPAAGS from the coding sequence ATGTCCGATGCGCGGGTGCAGCCGAGTGGAGACCAGGCACCCGACGCGGTGGACCCGCACCGGTGGTGGGCCCTGATCGTCATCGGGATCGCCCAGCTCATGGTCGTGCTCGACGCGACGATCGTGAACGTCGCACTGCCTTCCGCACAGCGCGAGCTGCACATGTCGGACAACAACCGCCAGTGGGTCATCACGGCCTACACGCTCGCCTTCGGCGGGCTCCTCCTGCTCGGCGGACGGGTGGCCGATCTGGTGGGCCGCAAGCGCACCTTCGTCATCGGGCTGATCGGTTTCGCCGTCGCGTCGGGACTCGGCGGCGCAGCGGGCAGCTCCGGAATGCTCTTCGGCGCCCGCGCGCTGCAGGGCGTCTTCGCCGCGCTGCTGGCCCCCTCCGCGCTCTCGCTGCTGTCGACGACGTTCACCGACCCGCGGGAGAGGAGCAGGGCGTTCGGAGTGTACGGCGCCATCGCCGGCGCCGGGGCCGCCATCGGGCTGCTGATGGGGGGAGTCCTGACCGAGTACCTGGACTGGCGCTGGTGTCTGTACGTCAACATCCTGTTCGCCGGGGTCGCGGTGCTGGGCGCCCTGACGCTGCTGCACGACCGTCCCGGGCACGCGGAGGCACGGCTCGACCTCCCCGGTGCGGTGCTGGGCTGCGGGGGTCTGCTCGCGCTCGTCTACGGAGTCAGCGAGGCCGAACCCCGCGGCTGGGGCAGCGCGATGGTGCTGGGGTTGCTGGGCGGCAGCGCGCTGCTGCTGGCCGCCTTCGTGCTGTGGCAGAGCCGGGCGCGCACCCCGCTGCTGCCGCTGCACATCGTCAAGGAACGCAACCGTGCGGGCAGCTTTCTCACCATGGGCATGGCCACCTTGGGGATGTTCGGGGTGTTCCTGTTCCTGACCTACTACATGCAGGGCATCCTCGGCTACTCGCCGCTGCGCACCGGGCTGGCCTACCTGCCGATCAGCGGGGCGATCATCCTCGGCTCCACCCAGATCTCGGCCCGACTGCTGCCGCTGGTCCCGCCTCGGCTGCTCATGGCTCCGGGCATGCTGCTGGCGGCGGCGGGCATGGCCGTACTGACCCAGCTGGACACCGACTCCTCGTATGTCAGCCATCTGCTCCCCGCCGAACTGCTCCTGGGCCTGGGACTGGGCTGCACGTTCATGCCGGTCATCTCCACGGCGACGCAGGGCGTGGCCGCCTACGACTCCGGGGTCACCTCGGCCACCGTGAACACCGCGCAGCAGGTGGGCGGGTCCATCGGCACCGCGCTGCTCAACACCGTGGCGACCAGCGTCACCGACCACTACGTCCGCGACCACCTGCACGATCCGCGGATGCGCCGGACGGTGGTCCGGGAGGGAGTGGTGCACGGTTTCACCACCGCGACCTGGGTGGCGGTGGGCGTGATGCTGCTCGGCGCGGTGCTCGCCGCGGTACTCGTGAACATGAGGCCCATCAGGTCCGAGCCCGCCGCGCCGGCAGCGCCCGGCCCGGCCGCGGGGAGCTGA
- a CDS encoding class I SAM-dependent methyltransferase produces the protein MPHTHASAPRQGASDAHQPQDHDQAELLDLDAEVLAEHLATITAWLPVQAPAAPPRRIADLGCGTGAGTFALLDRFPDAHVTAVDSSSEHLRRLREKARAQGVTERVHPVRADLDDADWPDLGTPDLVWASASMHHMAHPERALRRIHDALPPGGLFAVVEPAGFPRFLPPDAPEDRPGLEERCHAANDRYHAAHLPHRGADWGPRLTAAGFSLDGQRTLEVNIAGSRDEAVAAYALSSLRRMRGSLADALPAEDLAALDRLLDTGGPDSIARRHDLAVRTVRTVWAARRGD, from the coding sequence ATGCCGCACACCCACGCGTCCGCGCCCCGTCAGGGCGCCTCCGACGCCCATCAGCCCCAGGACCACGACCAGGCCGAGCTTCTCGACCTGGACGCGGAGGTCCTCGCCGAACACCTCGCGACCATCACCGCCTGGCTGCCCGTCCAAGCGCCGGCCGCGCCCCCGCGCCGGATCGCGGACCTCGGCTGCGGCACCGGAGCCGGCACCTTCGCCCTCCTCGACCGCTTCCCCGACGCCCACGTCACGGCCGTCGACTCCTCCTCCGAGCACCTGCGACGCCTCCGGGAGAAGGCCCGCGCCCAGGGTGTGACGGAGCGTGTGCACCCGGTGCGCGCCGACCTGGACGACGCCGACTGGCCCGATCTGGGGACTCCGGACCTGGTGTGGGCCTCCGCCTCGATGCACCACATGGCCCACCCCGAGCGCGCACTGCGCCGGATCCACGACGCCCTGCCGCCCGGCGGGCTGTTCGCCGTGGTCGAACCGGCGGGCTTTCCCCGCTTCCTGCCGCCCGACGCGCCCGAGGACCGGCCCGGCCTGGAAGAGCGCTGCCACGCGGCGAACGACCGGTACCACGCCGCGCACCTGCCCCACCGCGGCGCCGACTGGGGGCCGCGGCTGACCGCCGCCGGGTTCTCCCTGGACGGGCAGCGCACCCTTGAGGTGAACATCGCCGGCTCCCGCGACGAGGCCGTCGCCGCCTACGCGCTGAGCAGCCTGCGCCGCATGCGCGGCAGCCTCGCCGACGCGCTCCCGGCCGAGGACCTCGCCGCGCTCGACCGGCTGCTGGACACCGGCGGCCCGGACAGCATCGCGCGCCGTCACGACCTCGCGGTGCGCACCGTACGCACCGTCTGGGCAGCGCGGCGCGGCGACTGA
- a CDS encoding helix-turn-helix transcriptional regulator, translating to MTQDNGALDSLVRKRIRAMRVAQGWSLEELATRARLSQSTLSRIENGRRRLALDTLVTLARALDTTLDQLVETASDDVVTSPIVDGAHGMLQWPLKSDPGVTVVRQRMTEPPPGNPARMRAHPGREWLVVLSGTAVLLLGDRRLRVETNQAAEFPTMLPHAIGADGGPCEVLGIFDRDARRGHQRERGERDA from the coding sequence ATGACGCAAGACAATGGCGCGCTGGACAGCTTGGTACGCAAACGCATCCGGGCGATGCGGGTGGCGCAGGGCTGGTCCCTGGAGGAACTGGCCACCCGCGCCCGGCTGAGTCAGTCCACGCTCAGCCGCATCGAGAACGGCCGTCGACGGCTGGCCCTGGACACCCTCGTCACCCTCGCCCGAGCCCTGGACACCACCCTGGACCAGTTGGTGGAGACCGCCTCCGACGACGTCGTCACCAGCCCGATCGTCGACGGCGCGCACGGGATGCTGCAGTGGCCGCTCAAGAGCGACCCGGGCGTGACCGTCGTGCGCCAGCGGATGACCGAGCCGCCTCCCGGCAACCCCGCACGGATGCGCGCGCACCCCGGACGTGAATGGCTGGTCGTGCTCTCCGGTACCGCGGTCCTGCTGCTGGGAGACCGCCGCCTGCGGGTCGAGACCAACCAGGCCGCGGAGTTCCCCACCATGCTGCCGCACGCCATCGGAGCGGACGGCGGCCCCTGCGAGGTCCTGGGAATCTTCGACCGGGACGCCCGCCGGGGCCACCAGCGGGAGAGGGGTGAGCGCGACGCATAA
- a CDS encoding NAD(P)/FAD-dependent oxidoreductase, producing MPGTTAGGGPLPGETVDTVVIGGGAAGLNGALMLARSRRSVVVIDSGTPRNAPAEGVHGLLGLDGVPPAELSARGREEVRRYGGVLAPGEVSRAEPAEPSAAGDPRFTVTLADGRTLTARRLLVATGLRDVLPDVPGLAEHWGRSVVHCPYCHGWEVRDEPVGVLATGPASLHHALLFRQLTADLAYFTRGTGLDPDTRARFDARGIRVVDSPVEQVVPDGDGGIAGVRLADGQVVARRVLAVATSMRARTEGLTGLGLPMEDLPEGMGRRFTADAAGSTAVPGVWVAGNAADPTAQVGASAAAGALAGARINADLATADTEAALAAAGTGTAAA from the coding sequence ATGCCTGGAACGACTGCCGGGGGCGGCCCGCTCCCGGGAGAGACCGTCGACACAGTGGTGATCGGCGGCGGCGCCGCGGGACTGAACGGTGCCCTGATGCTCGCCCGCTCCCGCCGCTCGGTCGTCGTGATCGACAGCGGCACCCCCCGCAACGCCCCTGCCGAGGGAGTGCACGGCCTGCTCGGCCTGGACGGCGTGCCGCCCGCCGAGCTCTCGGCACGGGGCCGGGAGGAGGTGCGCCGCTACGGCGGCGTGCTGGCGCCCGGCGAGGTGTCCCGCGCCGAACCGGCCGAGCCGTCCGCCGCGGGCGACCCGCGCTTCACCGTCACCCTGGCCGACGGCCGCACGCTGACGGCACGCCGGCTGCTGGTGGCCACCGGGCTGCGGGACGTGCTGCCCGACGTCCCCGGCCTCGCGGAGCACTGGGGACGGAGCGTGGTGCACTGCCCGTACTGCCACGGCTGGGAGGTGCGCGACGAACCGGTCGGCGTCCTCGCCACCGGTCCGGCCTCCCTCCACCACGCGCTGCTCTTCCGCCAGCTGACCGCAGACCTGGCCTACTTCACCCGTGGCACCGGGCTGGACCCGGACACCCGCGCGCGGTTCGACGCCCGCGGCATCCGGGTCGTCGACAGCCCGGTCGAGCAGGTCGTGCCGGACGGCGACGGCGGCATCGCCGGGGTGCGGCTGGCGGACGGCCAGGTGGTGGCCCGCCGGGTGCTCGCGGTCGCGACCTCGATGCGCGCCCGCACCGAGGGCCTGACCGGTCTGGGCCTGCCGATGGAGGACCTGCCCGAGGGGATGGGCCGCCGGTTCACCGCGGACGCGGCCGGAAGCACCGCAGTGCCCGGAGTGTGGGTGGCGGGCAACGCCGCCGATCCGACCGCCCAGGTGGGTGCCTCCGCCGCGGCGGGCGCGCTGGCGGGCGCCCGCATCAACGCCGACCTGGCGACCGCCGACACGGAGGCCGCCCTCGCAGCGGCCGGGACGGGCACCGCCGCGGCCTGA
- a CDS encoding SpoIIE family protein phosphatase, whose protein sequence is MKLPLRRPGNRPARPATRSADKGRSLLRLRSAAGQVFVLQVVLVLLLVAAAVAAQVVQAQRDATSRAREKSVAVAQAFAHAPGVAEAMRGPHPARELQPRTEAARKDAGVDFIVLMSRKGIRYTQPNPSLIGKKFVGTIEPSLRGRTTVERVTGPRTGGDTNVVQAVVPVRDSDGTIVGLSSAGLAVRNVAGMTDQQLPIILGAGGVALVAVIGGTALVSRRLLRQTHGLGPAEMTRMYEHHDAVLHAVREGVLILDADGRLVLANDEARRLLDLPPGTERRHVGELDLAEGIARLLVSGEPVTDEVLLSGDRLLAVNIRPTSRHGGALGSVVTLRDTTELSAVSGRAQVARERLKLLYESGVRIGTTLDVARTARELAQVAVPGFADLAAVDLLDEVVRGQEPAPQAQRRVRRVAVGERPEGLPLYEVGEAIVFRPGSPQARALDAERAVLEADLHHAEEWLRHDPERARRTLEFGVHSLITVPLRARGVVLGIAHFWRSGDSPAFDEDDVSFSEELATRAAVAIDNARRYTREHAMAVTLQRSLLPRGLPKQAALEAAWRYVPAEAGVGGDWFDVIPLSGTRVALVVGDVVGHGLHAAATMGRLRTAVHNFSTLDLPPDELLAHLDELVARIDDEESDADPSGRQYEGVAGATCLYAVYDPVTGSCTLARAGHHCPAVVYPDGTVSYADVPASPPLGLGGHPFETTELHLPEGAQLVLYTDGLVESRDRDIDTGLEILRSVLEETAGAGPDEAARAVAGSVMPAHPSDDVALLVARIRRLAPDQVAKWQVDPDPAAVAPVRAECAARLREWGLEEIGHTTELILSELITNAIRYGKEPIQVRLLHDEDSLICEVSDGSGTSPHLRRASTTDEGGRGLFLVAQFAQRWGTRYIPGGKVIWTEQQLRDGGSARLAEQLPADALLDQFDDGGW, encoded by the coding sequence ATGAAGCTGCCTCTCCGCCGCCCCGGGAACCGGCCGGCGCGGCCCGCCACCCGCTCCGCGGACAAGGGCCGTTCGCTGCTCCGCCTGCGCAGCGCGGCCGGTCAGGTGTTCGTGCTGCAGGTCGTCCTGGTGCTGCTGCTGGTCGCGGCGGCGGTGGCGGCCCAGGTCGTACAGGCCCAGCGGGACGCCACGAGCCGGGCCCGCGAGAAGTCGGTCGCGGTGGCCCAGGCGTTCGCGCACGCCCCGGGGGTGGCGGAGGCGATGCGGGGACCGCATCCGGCCAGGGAGCTGCAGCCGCGGACCGAGGCGGCCCGCAAGGACGCCGGTGTCGACTTCATCGTGCTCATGAGCCGGAAGGGGATCCGCTACACCCAGCCCAATCCGTCGCTGATCGGGAAGAAGTTCGTCGGCACGATCGAACCCTCGCTCCGCGGCCGCACCACGGTGGAGCGGGTCACCGGTCCCCGTACCGGCGGGGACACCAACGTCGTCCAAGCCGTCGTGCCCGTCCGGGACTCCGACGGCACCATCGTCGGCCTGTCGTCGGCGGGCCTGGCGGTACGCAACGTCGCGGGTATGACCGACCAGCAGCTGCCGATCATCCTCGGTGCGGGCGGCGTCGCCCTCGTGGCCGTCATCGGCGGGACGGCCCTGGTCTCCAGGAGGCTGCTGCGCCAGACGCACGGCCTCGGGCCCGCGGAGATGACGCGGATGTACGAGCACCACGACGCCGTGCTGCACGCGGTGCGGGAGGGCGTGCTCATCCTCGACGCCGACGGGCGTCTCGTGCTGGCCAACGACGAGGCCCGCCGGCTGCTGGATCTGCCTCCCGGCACCGAGCGGCGGCACGTGGGCGAACTGGACCTGGCCGAGGGCATCGCACGGCTGCTGGTGTCGGGTGAGCCGGTCACCGACGAGGTGCTGCTGTCCGGGGACCGGCTGCTGGCGGTGAACATACGTCCCACCTCCCGGCACGGGGGAGCGCTCGGCAGCGTGGTGACGCTGCGTGACACCACGGAGCTGTCCGCCGTGTCGGGCCGTGCCCAGGTGGCGCGGGAGAGGCTGAAGCTGCTGTACGAGTCGGGGGTGCGGATCGGCACCACGCTGGATGTGGCCCGCACGGCGCGGGAGCTGGCCCAGGTGGCGGTGCCCGGGTTCGCCGACCTGGCAGCCGTCGACCTGCTGGACGAGGTGGTGCGCGGCCAGGAACCCGCGCCGCAGGCACAGCGCCGGGTGCGCCGGGTGGCGGTCGGCGAACGGCCCGAGGGGCTCCCGCTGTACGAGGTCGGGGAGGCGATCGTCTTCCGGCCCGGTTCGCCGCAGGCCCGCGCGCTCGACGCGGAGCGGGCGGTACTGGAGGCGGATCTGCACCACGCCGAGGAGTGGCTGCGGCACGACCCGGAGCGCGCGCGGCGGACGCTGGAGTTCGGCGTGCATTCACTGATCACCGTCCCGCTGCGGGCCAGGGGAGTGGTTCTGGGCATCGCGCACTTCTGGCGCAGCGGCGACTCGCCGGCCTTCGACGAGGACGATGTCTCCTTCTCCGAGGAGTTGGCGACCCGGGCCGCCGTGGCCATCGACAACGCGCGTCGCTACACCCGCGAGCACGCCATGGCCGTGACCTTGCAGCGCAGCCTGCTGCCGCGCGGGCTGCCCAAGCAGGCGGCCCTGGAAGCGGCCTGGCGCTATGTGCCCGCGGAGGCGGGTGTGGGCGGTGACTGGTTCGACGTCATCCCGCTGTCCGGCACCCGGGTCGCGCTGGTCGTCGGCGACGTGGTGGGGCACGGGCTGCACGCGGCCGCGACGATGGGGCGGCTGCGCACCGCCGTGCACAACTTCTCCACCCTGGACCTGCCCCCGGACGAACTGCTCGCCCACCTGGACGAGCTGGTGGCCCGCATCGACGACGAGGAGAGCGACGCCGACCCGAGCGGGCGGCAGTACGAGGGGGTGGCCGGAGCGACCTGCCTGTACGCCGTATACGACCCGGTGACGGGCTCCTGCACCCTCGCCCGCGCCGGACACCACTGTCCCGCGGTGGTGTACCCGGACGGCACGGTCAGCTACGCGGACGTGCCCGCCTCCCCGCCGCTCGGTCTGGGAGGCCACCCCTTCGAGACCACGGAGCTGCACCTGCCCGAGGGCGCCCAGCTCGTCCTGTACACCGACGGCCTGGTCGAGAGCCGGGACCGGGACATCGACACCGGTCTGGAGATCCTCCGCTCCGTCCTGGAGGAGACCGCGGGCGCCGGCCCGGACGAGGCGGCCCGCGCGGTCGCCGGTTCGGTCATGCCGGCCCACCCGTCCGACGACGTCGCCCTGCTGGTGGCCCGCATCCGCAGGCTCGCCCCGGACCAGGTCGCCAAGTGGCAGGTGGATCCCGACCCGGCCGCCGTCGCGCCGGTACGCGCCGAGTGCGCGGCGCGGCTGCGCGAGTGGGGCCTGGAGGAGATCGGGCACACGACCGAGCTGATCCTCAGCGAACTGATCACCAACGCCATCCGCTACGGGAAGGAGCCGATCCAGGTCCGCCTCCTGCACGACGAGGACAGCCTCATCTGCGAGGTCTCCGACGGCAGCGGAACCTCCCCGCACCTGCGCCGCGCCTCGACCACCGATGAGGGCGGCCGCGGTCTCTTCCTCGTCGCCCAGTTCGCCCAGCGCTGGGGCACTCGCTACATTCCCGGCGGCAAGGTCATCTGGACCGAGCAGCAGTTGCGCGACGGCGGCTCCGCGCGCCTCGCCGAGCAACTGCCGGCCGATGCGCTGCTGGACCAGTTCGACGACGGGGGCTGGTGA
- a CDS encoding MFS transporter, with protein MAVTGAGGATAVPLPRRVRVGYGLGSLCTGTFATVPGLILLYYLTNVLAVPAAVAGATVFLPKAWDVLVNPVVGAASDRSELRGGPRRPFLLIGACTLPPAFALLFAAPPLRGAAAAGYVALLFLLAATAYAVFQVPYVTMPAEMTEDPAERGRLLGWRVGFLGAAILLSGALAPALAHRDGGGPGSYRTMGAVVAALLALGMFGAWFCTARTPAVARSRAEPSLRAQLAAARSHRPFGFLAGMWTLQALAVGVMLAGVQYFATYTIGSAAAVTSLFGCLIGPLVLVMPLWTRLSNRWGVKRAQWCASLLFLTGALLLGLTPVAGRAFGHGAAAVVGLAYAGLQLLPLTMLAQTLAADAVRTGRRRAATFTGLWTAAETLAFALGAGVFALLLAVTGFRSSDADRFVAQPAAALTAITLGMSVLPAVCAAASLPLLHRYREDDAAGALPVPAAPAPASSASASASAQKEPGRAD; from the coding sequence ATGGCAGTCACGGGGGCGGGCGGCGCGACGGCGGTGCCCCTGCCGCGCCGGGTGCGCGTCGGGTACGGCCTGGGGTCGCTGTGCACGGGCACCTTCGCCACCGTGCCGGGACTGATCCTGCTGTACTACCTCACCAATGTGCTGGCCGTTCCGGCCGCCGTGGCGGGTGCCACGGTCTTCCTGCCCAAGGCATGGGACGTTCTGGTCAATCCGGTGGTGGGCGCCGCCTCGGATCGCAGCGAGCTGCGCGGCGGGCCGCGCCGTCCCTTCCTACTCATCGGCGCCTGTACGCTGCCGCCCGCCTTCGCGCTGCTCTTCGCCGCGCCGCCGCTGCGCGGGGCGGCGGCCGCGGGCTACGTGGCGCTGCTGTTCCTGCTGGCCGCCACCGCCTACGCGGTCTTCCAGGTGCCGTATGTGACGATGCCGGCCGAGATGACGGAGGACCCGGCAGAGCGGGGGCGGCTGCTGGGCTGGCGGGTGGGCTTCCTCGGCGCGGCGATCCTGCTGTCCGGGGCGCTGGCTCCGGCGCTCGCGCACCGCGACGGAGGCGGACCGGGCAGCTACCGGACGATGGGCGCCGTCGTGGCGGCGCTGCTGGCGCTCGGTATGTTCGGCGCCTGGTTCTGCACGGCGCGGACTCCGGCGGTGGCCCGCAGCCGGGCCGAGCCCTCGCTGCGCGCCCAGTTGGCCGCGGCGCGCTCACACCGGCCCTTCGGCTTCCTGGCGGGGATGTGGACGCTGCAGGCGCTGGCCGTCGGGGTGATGCTCGCCGGAGTCCAGTACTTCGCCACCTACACGATCGGCTCGGCCGCTGCGGTCACCTCGCTGTTCGGCTGTCTGATCGGTCCGCTGGTCCTGGTGATGCCGCTGTGGACCCGGCTGTCGAACCGGTGGGGGGTGAAGCGGGCCCAGTGGTGCGCCTCGCTGCTCTTCCTCACCGGGGCACTGCTGCTGGGCCTCACCCCGGTGGCCGGCAGGGCATTCGGCCACGGGGCCGCGGCGGTGGTGGGCCTCGCCTACGCGGGTCTGCAACTGCTGCCGCTGACGATGCTCGCGCAGACGCTCGCCGCCGATGCCGTGCGCACCGGCAGACGGCGGGCCGCGACCTTCACCGGGCTCTGGACGGCGGCCGAGACCCTGGCGTTCGCCCTGGGCGCTGGGGTGTTCGCACTGCTGCTGGCGGTCACCGGATTCCGCTCCTCGGACGCCGACCGGTTCGTCGCCCAGCCCGCCGCCGCGCTGACGGCCATCACGCTGGGCATGAGTGTGCTGCCCGCCGTGTGTGCCGCGGCGAGTCTGCCACTGCTGCACCGTTACCGGGAGGACGACGCGGCGGGAGCACTGCCGGTTCCCGCGGCGCCCGCCCCCGCCTCGTCCGCATCCGCATCCGCATCCGCCCAGAAGGAGCCCGGCCGTGCCGACTGA